The following proteins come from a genomic window of Leguminivora glycinivorella isolate SPB_JAAS2020 chromosome 6, LegGlyc_1.1, whole genome shotgun sequence:
- the LOC125227376 gene encoding sentrin-specific protease-like yields the protein MKSVVAYVRNLLGWCNEDDPAIRTSFKRDRTDDDVLCDEAPALKRLKQLRSTNFPDIMSSNDAWEKKEKNVRYVPIQVESGHPSTSTPLEVNRSGGRVRTVPLKLVDVSGPEPATPLRKPRMHTPVRPVMHAVVDDDDDDEEEVTWVESKHGKSKKSSEVYIDLEDDDHDQEETENDVIFVKKVSDPQAKPFKFFVTKNDRDQPTKDGPYYRISRKLNDRHSLSPRSYTKFKAPAGIMKTYKKTAIPKWMQPQKPSAFPRSRLLDANGSNIRSTLSEVFNLDEKRNYQELIRRVAGTTKPVSFSKPIDIVNIADDSASFRNTQRAQRKSLNEIRLVEKGLIAEREGEASKEYDPITVASINSSDSEVEVVPSESSTSSSIRIDPINSLKDSYRDKDVTSTDWLAKLDSKYRKKRQETQEKLKDARRESDIISKVNYEQKLAHLEHKLKYELSIPESLIEEPQPTVELPELTPEQEKLINRALGPGPSGQLIIEKFNLRIHRRDLQTLSGLNWLNDEVINFYMNLIMQRCEERKDLPKTYAANTFFYPKLMQSGQAGLRRWTRKVDIFAHDLMVVPVHLGVHWCMSMVDFRSKKIQYLDSMGGKNQPCLDALLQYLRDEHQDKKGQPFDDKGWKLECLSKDIPQQMNGSDCGMFSCTFAEFSARNAPYSFSQQHMPYLRRKAALEIITGRLLL from the exons ATGAAGTCCGTTGTGGCTTATGTGCGCAATCTTCTAGGTTGGTGTAATGAAGATGATCCGGCCATTAGAACAAGCTTCAAACGAGACAG GACTGATGACGATGTTTTGTGCGACGAGGCACCGGCACTTAAACGGCTCAAGCAGCTGAGAAGCACCAATTTCCCTGACATTATGTCTTCTAATG ATGCCTGGGAAAAGAAGGAAAAGAATGTTCGGTATGTTCCTATACAAGTGGAGAGTGGACACCCCAGTACATCGACCCCATTGGAGGTGAATCGTTCAGGTGGTCGAGTCCGAACTGTGCCACTGAAGTTAGTAGATGTGAGTGGACCAGAGCCGGCCACTCCATTGCGGAAGCCTAGAATGCACACGCCAGTGCGACCAGTGATGCACGCTGtggttgatgatgatgacgatgatgaggAGGAG GTCACATGGGTGGAGAGCAAACACGGAAAATCTAAAAAATCATCAGAAGTATACATAGATCTGGAAGATGATGACCATGACCAGGAGGAAACTGAGAATGACGTCATATTCGTCAAGAAAGTCTCCGACCCCCAGGCCAAACCTTTCAAATTCTTTGTTACTAAAAATGATAGAGATCAACCTACAAAAGATGGACCATACTACAGGATAAGTAGAAAGTTAAATGACAGGCACTCTCTGTCACCTAGAAGTTACACCAAGTTTAAAGCTCCAGCTGGCATCAtgaaaacttacaaaaaaactGCCATTCCTAAATGGATGCAACCACAAAAACCTTCCGCTTTTCCACGGAGTAGACTGTTAGACGCCAATGGATCAAACATTAGATCAACACTATCAGAAGTATTCAATTTAGACGAGAAGAGAAATTACCAAGAGTTGATTAGAAGAGTAGCGGGAACTACAAAACCGGTTTCATTCTCAAAACCAATAGATATAGTAAATATAGCTGACGATTCTGCGTCATTCCGGAACACGCAAAGAGCGCAGAGAAAGtctttaaatgaaataagattAGTAGAAAAAGGTCTCATAGCAGAAAGAGAAGGTGAGGCGTCTAAAGAATATGACCCCATTACAGTCGCTTCCATCAACTCGTCTGATTCTGAGGTAGAAGTAGTACCTTCAGAGTCATCCACTTCGTCTTCAATTAGAATCGATCCAATTAACTCATTAAAAGATTCATACAGAGATAAGGATGTGACTTCGACGGATTGGCTCGCAAAATTAGATTCTAAGTATAGAAAGAAAAGGCAGGAAACTCAAGAAAAGTTAAAAGATGCGCGGCGCGAGTCTGACATTATTTCTAAGGTTAACTATGAGCAGAAGTTAGCTCATTTAGAGCATAAGTTAAAATATGAGTTGAGCATACCGGAGAGCCTCATTGAGGAGCCCCAGCCTACTGTAGAGCTTCCGGAACTGACTCCGGAGCAAGAGAAACTGATCAATAGGGCATTAGGCCCTGGTCCATCGGGACAATTGATTATAGAGAAATTCAATTTAAGAATACACAG GCGCGACCTGCAAACATTGAGCGGTCTAAACTGGCTAAACGACGAGGTGATCAATTTCTACATGAACCTGATCATGCAGCGCTGTGAGGAGCGCAAGGACCTGCCCAAGACTTACGCGGCCAACACCTTCTTCTaccccaagctcatgcagagcGGCCAGGCCGGCCTCCGCCGGTGGACCAGGAAG GTGGACATATTCGCGCACGACCTCATGGTAGTCCCCGTTCACCTGGGCGTCCACTGGTGCATGAGTATGGTCGACTTCCGAAGCAAGAAGATCCAATACCTGGACAGCATGGGCGGCAAGAACCAGCCGTGCCTAGACGCCCTACTGCAGTACCTGAGGGATGAACATCAGGACAAGAAGGGCCAGCCGTTTGATGATAAGGGGTGGAAACTGGAGTGTTTAAGTAAG GACATCCCGCAGCAGATGAACGGCAGCGACTGCGGCATGTTCTCGTGCACGTTTGCAGAGTTCTCCGCGCGCAACGCACCCTACAGCTTCTCGCAGCAACACATGCCCTATCTGCGCCGAAAGGCGGCCCTCGAGATCATCACCGGACGGTTACTGCTGTAA
- the LOC125227377 gene encoding dTTP/UTP pyrophosphatase: MLQPVMHVLKQKNIILASGSPRRKELIENIGLKVGLCPSLFEEDLDPKSFKSFSEFVEETALQKVLEVENRLTGQGKAPDIVIGADTMVTLDGEMFGKPTSEADAFQMLSRLSGRAHTVYTGVVVKAKNETVKFTEKTDVIFGKLNKDQINGYIATGEPMDKAGGYGIQGVGGTFVERVEGDYFTVVGLPLYRLCAVLYDMHKDL; the protein is encoded by the exons ATGTTGCAACCAGTTATGCATGTTTTGAAGCAGAAAAATATTATTCTAGCTTCTGGCTCGCCTAGGCGGAAAGAGTTGATAGAAAATATA GGGTTAAAAGTAGGATTATGCCCATCTCTATTTGAAGAGGACCTTGATCCTAAAAGTTTTAAGAGTTTCTCGGAGTTCGTGGAGGAGACAGCGCTGCAGAAGGTTCTAGAAGTTGAGAACCGTCTGACCGGACAGGGCAAGGCTCCAGACATAGTGATAGGAGCGGATACTATGGTGACGCTGGATGGAGAGATGTTTGGGAAGCCTACCTCCGAAGCAGACGCTTTTCAGATGTTGTCAAG ATTGTCAGGGAGAGCACACACTGTGTACACCGGAGTGGTGGTGAAAGCCAAAAATGAGACAGTGAAGTTCACAGAGAAGACTGATGTTATATTTGGCAAACTGAATAAGGATCAGATCAACGGATACATTGCTACTGGTGAACCTAT GGACAAGGCGGGCGGCTACGGGATCCAGGGCGTGGGCGGCACGTTCGTAGAACGCGTCGAGGGGGACTACTTCACCGTAGTGGGCTTACCTCTCTACAGGCTCTGTGCTGTACTCTATGACATGCATAAAGATTTATAG